A genomic window from Gossypium hirsutum isolate 1008001.06 chromosome D12, Gossypium_hirsutum_v2.1, whole genome shotgun sequence includes:
- the LOC107945554 gene encoding uncharacterized protein isoform X1 has protein sequence MMFGRFDNWNVAVNSRKPEVNNDVEEEMSVKHLTMKKRVICELQNQQGNPTLVGHSKKKSSHFRARGCKAAIEGYSQPSLPTRESDLLFCLNLDFIVNLVGRVDFWSGFLKLQGCMVVAGTK, from the exons ATGATGTTCGGAA GATTTGATAACTGGAATGTTGCAGTAAATTCTAGGAAGCCAGAAGTTAATAATGATGTAGAAGAAGAGATGTCTGTGAAGCATCTAACAATGAAGAAAAGAGTCATTTGTGAATTGCAAAATCAACAGGGTAACCCCACACTTGTTGGCCATTCAAAGAAGAAATCCAGTCACTTTCGTGCTCGTGGCTGTAAAGCAGCAATTGAGGGGTATAGCCAGCCTTCTCTGCCAACAAGAG AATCGGATTTGCTTTTTTGCTTGAATCTCGACTTTATAGTCAATTTGGTGGGTCGGGTTGATTTTTGGTCGGGTTTCTTGAAGCTTCAAGGTTGTATGGTCGTGGCTGGCACCAAATAG